In Alosa sapidissima isolate fAloSap1 chromosome 4, fAloSap1.pri, whole genome shotgun sequence, the following are encoded in one genomic region:
- the LOC121707612 gene encoding sodium- and chloride-dependent GABA transporter 2-like, which yields MLDSSQSRAMVSVLENSKQQERGQWANKAEFILTVAGAIIGLGNIWRFPYLCYKNGGGAFLVPYFLYLVTCGIPLFILETALGQYTSQGGITCWRKCCPLLEGMGYASTIIIMYGAITYIIILAWALFYLFSSFSYELPWANCKNKWNTDSCVSFGNNSNLTSPINSSSSVMEFWRYRVLRLSSGIDQLGSINWDIALCLLLAWIIIYFCIWKGIKTSGKVAYFTATFPYVMILVLFVRGVTLPGALDGIFFYLNPVPKRLADPQVWMDAGTQIFFSYAICLGYLTSLGSYNKYNNDCYKDSFYLCILNSATSFLSGFAIFSILGHMAKVQGVDISVVAESGPGLVFIVYPQAVTLLPWPQLWAICFFTMILLLGVDSQFAGIESFMTSVTDRFPTVLRHGWHRKLFLLGLCSFCFLIGLFMVTEGGLYILQLFDHYVCSGATLLFLAICQSVTVGWIYGADRFYGNIEDMIGYRPLPLIKYCWLYVTPTICTGTFVFSLLKYSPLKFNNTYIYPWWAYGFGWFLTASSLCWIPLTMVYRLYYGKGTLLQRLQFLSSPADDLPMAKRETERLHLSTL from the exons ATGTTGGACTCGTCCCAAAGTCGGGCAATGGTGTCAGTTCTTGAGAACTCTAAGCAACAGGAGAGGGGGCAGTGGGCAAACAAAGCAGAATTTATTCTCACAGTGGCTGGCGCCATCATAGGTCTTGGCAACATATGGAGATTTCCGTATCTATGCTACAAGAATGGTGGAG GTGCATTTCTAGTTCCATACTTCCTATACTTGGTGACATGTGGTATCCCCCTGTTTATACTGGAGACTGCACTTGGCCAATATACCAGCCAAGGTGGTATTACATGCTGGAGGAAGTGCTGTCCTCTGTTAGAGG GCATGGGATATGCCAGTACGATCATCATTATGTATGGTGCCATCACTTACATCATAATCCTCGCATGGGCTCTCTTTTATTTATTCTCATCTTTCAGTTATGAACTGCCATGGGCAAACTGTAAAAATAAATGGAATACAG ATAGTTGTGTCAGTTTTGGTAACAACTCCAATTTGACTTCACCCATCAACAGTTCATCTTCGGTCATGGAATTTTGGCG GTACAGAGTTCTTAGACTTTCCAGTGGAATAGACCAACTTGGAAGCATAAACTGGGATATAGCTCTTTGTCTTCTCTTGGCCTGGATCAtcatttatttctgtatctGGAAGGGAATCAAGACCAGTGGCAAG GTTGCATATTTCACAGCCACATTCCCATATGTCATGATATTGGTGCTGTTTGTTCGTGGTGTCACTCTGCCTGGAGCATTGGATGGCATCTTTTTTTACCTGAACCCAGTCCCAAAACGTCTAGCAGATCCACAG GTTTGGATGGATGCTGGGACCCAAATATTCTTCTCATATGCCATATGCCTTGGGTACCTGACCTCCCTGGGGAGttacaacaaatacaacaaTGATTGTTACAA AGATTCATTCTACCTTTGCATCTTGAACAGTGCAACCAGCTTTTTATCGGGttttgctattttctctatactGGGGCACATGGCTAAGGTGCAAGGTGTTGACATCTCTGTAGTAGCAGAGTCAG GTCCTGGGCTAGTGTTTATAGTTTACCCTCAGGCTGTGACCTTGCTGCCCTGGCCACAACTCTGGGCCATTTGTTTCTTCACCATGATCCTTCTTTTGGGTGTGGACAGCCAG TTTGCCGGAATAGAGAGCTTCATGACATCGGTGACAGACAGGTTTCCTACCGTACTCAGGCATGGCTGGCACAGAAAGCTCTTCCTATTGGGACTGTGCTCTTTCTGCTTCCTGATTGGCCTATTTATGGTCACTGAG GGTGGGCTTTATATCCTGCAGCTGTTTGACCACTATGTCTGTAGTGGAGCCACACTGCTCTTTCTGGCCATTTGCCAGTCTGTTACTGTAGGCTGGATTTATG GTGCCGATCGCTTCTATGGTAACATTGAGGATATGATTGGCTACAGGCCATTGCCCCTTATTAAGTACTGTTGGCTCTATGTCACCCCAACTATTTGCACA GGAACATTTGTTTTCTCACTGTTAAAGTATAGCCCCCTGAAGTTCAACAACACCTACATCTATCCATGGTGGGCATATGGTTTCGGCTGGTTTCTGACTGCTTCGTCACTCTGTTGGATCCCCCTGACAATGGTCTACAGACTCTACTATGGGAAAGGGACACTTCTGCAG